CCCACTTATGGCAATACTTGCTGCGGGAATCTTTGCAATCATGTCTATGAATATGCCAATACCATTCGGAACCAGTGGACACATGGTTGGTGGATGCTTAGTGGCATTAGTATTCTGTGCTCCTGAAGCTGCAGTTTTAGTATTTACTATAGTATTGCTTATACAAGCATTAATTTTCGGTGACGGAGGAATCACCGCACTCGGAACCAATGTATTAAATATGGGAATAATTGGAGGATGTGTTGGATTATACACATTTAAAGGATTAAAAAATACAATCGGAAAATACCCTGCAATTGGAGTTGCTGCATGGTTAGCAACTGTAATAGCTGCAGCAGCAGCTGTTGAACTTGCAATAGCCGGAACATTCCCACTTACTTTAGGAATCTACTCAATGGTATTATACCATATGTTTATAGGAATTATCGAAGCTGTTTTAACTGTAATTGTAATAATGGCTTTAGAAAAATATAGGCCAGATTTACTTATGTGGAACAAACAAACACAAGGAGGAAAATAAATGAATCTTAGTAAAAAAGACGGATACCTAATAATTGTAGCAGTTATTATCTGTATTATAATTAGCTGTTTATCACCATTTATTGCCTCTGGAAACCCTGATGGTCTTGAAAAATCTGCAGAAGATGCAGGATTAGCTGAAGACTATGGTGTTGACGGATTAAATGAAATTTACTCATCCCCATTCCCAGACTACACTTTTGAACCATTAGGATCACTTGGTGAAATTGGAGTCCTCATATTAGGTGCTGTAATATGCCTTGCAGGAGGATTCGTTATTGGAAAAATTATAGAAAAAAGAGGTTAAATTTATAACTTCTTTTTTTCATATTTTTATACTAGATTTTAGAAATTTTTTGGAGATTAATAATTGGCAGACATTACTCAAACACTTAAGTTAGATGATATTGCATCAGGAGATAGCATAATTCATAACTTAAATGGTCCTGTAAAACTAATTTCAGCAATTATAATCATTGTTTTTACTGTTTTTTCACAGCAGATTATTGTTCCAATAATAATGGAAATATTTTTACTGCTTATCTTATATTTATCAAAAGTATCTATAAAAGATGCATTTAAAAGAATAGCATTATTACTGCCTTTTGGTGGAGCCATCATAATATTTCAACCATTTATCCATCCTGGAAATGTACTTTGGGCATATTCATGGATACAAATAACTGATACCGGGTTAAACTGGGCGATTTTATTATTCGGAAGAGTGATTACATCACTTACAGCCATCGTACTTTTATCTTCTACAAGTCCGATGCAGGAAATTGTGGCATCATTTAGAAAATTAAAAATGCCAAAAGAGTTAGCTATGATTTTAAGTATTACAGTGCGATTTTTATTTGTATTTATTGATGAATTAACAACTATCAGAAATGCTCAAAAATCCAGAAACTTTAATATACATTCAAAGTTAGTTCCTTACAGATGGATAGTAAAACAAGTTGGCTATACAATAGCTATGATGTTTTTAAAATCTTATGAACAGGGAGAAAGAGTTCATAAAAGTATGGTTAGCCGTGGCTTTTCAGATACTTCCCAGTTATTTAATGAAAAAACACAGCTTGAAAAATCAGATTACATTTATTTAATTTCCATAATAACCCTTATGATTGTTATTGAAGTTATATTATACAAGTACACAAATCAGTTAGGTTATTTAGGAATGAAACTTACAATTAATTAAAATTAGGAAAATAACATGACAAATATACAATTATCAACTGAAAACTTAAGTTTTACATACCCTGACGGTACACGGGCTTTAAAAAATATCAATATCGAAATTGAAAAAGGAGAAAAAGTAGCTATTATCGGACCTAACGGTGCAGGCAAATCAACACTTTTCTCACATTTCAACGGTTTAACAGAACCTACCTCAGGATGTGTTAAAATAGAAGGCAAACCTATCTCTTTTGAGAAAGATGAACTACTTAAAGTCAGACAAAAAGTTGGAATTGTATTTCAAGATCCGAATGACCAGTTATTTGCACCAACCGTAAAAGAAGATATAGCTTTCGGACCTATGAATTTGGGTTTAAGCTACGATGAAGTGGAAAAACGTGTTGAAGATGCACTGAAAATGGTTGGTATGGAAAATTATGAAGATAAAACCCCACACCATTTAAGTGGAGGGCAGCAAAAAAGAATAGCTATTGCCGGAATAATAGCTATGAAACCTGAACTGATGATTCTGGACGAACCGACAGCCGGACTTGACCCTGACGGTGTTGAAAAAGTGCTGAATATTATGAATCAGCTTAATGAAGAAGGGATGACATTAATAATTTCATCACACGACATAGACATGATCAGCAAGTATGCAGACAAAATATTCGTTCTTTATAATGGTGAGATAATAGAATCAGGAAATAAAAACAAGATATTTTCAGATATGGAATTATTAAAAAAAGCTCATTTAAGAACACCGATAACAACAGAAATACTGTATAATTTAAAAGAATCAGGTTTGAATGTCAATACAGAAAAAATAAGTGTTAAAGACACATGTGCAGAAATTATAAAAGCTAAACAAATTAATGAGTAGCTTTTTTTCTATTTTTAATTTTATCTTTAAGTTTTATAATAAAATCAAATTCTTGATCAAGTTCTGGTGAGTTACCAAATCCACAATTAGGGCAATGAACAGAATGACATCCATGTTTTCCGCAGCCGGAGCAACCTCTGTTTGGAATCTCATTTTCGTCAAATTCATATCCACACATTCTACATTTCATAAAAATCATCCAGAAAAAATAAATAATTAAAGGATTTATTCTACAATAATGTTTTTAGCTTCTTCTTTACGAAGACAAACATCATACCCTTTAATTTTGAATTCAATAGGATCGCCTAAAGGTGCAACTTTTTGAATTTTGATTTTTGAACCTCTAACGAATCCCATACCTAATAAATGTCTTTTTAAATCAGTGTTTCCACCATCATTATATTTTACAATAGTTACTTCGTCACCAGCGTTCACATCCAATAAAGATTTTACCATTTTATCAACTCCACAATATATCTATAAAAATTTAGGCTTACCTAAAATAAAGTTTTTAGTTATACCTAATTAAAATCTAATTTAATATTTAGAAGAAATAGTATATAAATATTTAGGTAATCCAAAAAATAATAATATAAAAAAATTATTTGGAAGGAGATTTTCCTTCCACTTTTTTATTTTTAGGGATCTTAATGCCCCTAATACCACTTTTACTACGCAAAATCATCACCTAAGCAAAACCCAGTAACGAACCGCCTTGATATATTATAAGAGCTACAATATAACCGGTTGCTAATGTGATAACAGACATAGTTAACGGCCATTTCCAACTGTTGGTTTCCTGTTTGATTGTACCGATAGCTGCGAAACAAGGAACATACAGCAGCACAAATGCCATAAATGCATATGCTGAAAGTGGAGTGAATAAATCATGAACAGCAGCTTCAATACCCGAACCCTCTTCTTCTACACCGAACAGTGAACTGAATGTAGATACAACAACCTCCTTAGCAACTAAACCAAATAATATTGCTACTGCAGGTTGCCATTCTCCGAAACCGAGAGGAGCGAAAATTGGTGCTATTGCAGTACCTATTTGACCAATTGCACTTTCCTGAGATCCGTATTCAACACCAAATGGCACACTACTTAAAACCCATACAATGATAGATGCTACAAGAATAATAGTTCCTGCTTTTCTAAGGAATCCTTTAGTTTTATCCCAAGTATGTAATAATACACCTTTTAATGATGGAACTTTATATGTCGGAAGCTCCATAACAAATGGGGAAGACATTCCTTTAAACATAGTTCTTTTAAGAATAGCTGCAACAACAAGTGCAACAACAATTCCTAACAAATAAATTGAAAATAATACTTCGCCCTGATTTGCAGCGAAAAATGCTGAAATCAACAATGCATATACAGGCAATCTTGCAGTACATGACATAAACGGAACAAGCATCATTGAAAGCAAACGGTCAGATTCGTTTTCCATTGTTCTGGTAGCCATAATAGCAGGCACACCACAACCGAATCCCAAAATCATTGGAATAAATGATTTACCATGAAGACCAACTAACTTATGCATAACTTTATCCATAACAAAAGCAGCTCTAGCCAAGTAACCGCTGTCTTCCAGGATACTTATGAATAAAAACATGATTATAATAATCGGTAAAAAGGTCAATACTCCACCTACTCCTCCAATAATACCGTCAACAATAAAAGATGAAAGTACTGAATCACCTAACAGACCACCAATAGCTTCACCTAACAAACCAAAACCTTCATCAATCAGATCCTGGAAAGGTGCTCCAATTGTAAAGGTAAGCTGGAACATAATATACATGATAACTAAAAATATAGGAATTCCTAAAATTCTGTTAGTCAAATATTTATCAATTTTATCAGATACTGTTGGTTTTTCCACAGCAGGTTTACTTACTGCTTCATTCATAAGTCCATCAATAAATGCATACCTTGCATTAGCTATTACTTCTTCTGCACCTTCATTATAAATATCTGCTAAATGTGCAGCTACTTTATCAGTTTCCCTTAATATTTGAGAAGAATATTTGGATTTTTGAACTTTTTCTATTACAATAGCATCCTTTTCCAATAATTTTATTGCTGTCCACATTGCTGGAACATCAGTTAAATTAACGTCCTTTTCAATTAATGCCTGAAGATCCCCCAAATGTTCTCTTAATTCAGGACCGTAAACCAATTTTTGAGTAGTATCAATATGTTTATTAGCTACTTTTTTAACTGTAGATAATAATTCATCAAACCCGTCCTTATTTTTAGCATTAATTTCAACAACCGGAAAACCTAATAATTCAGCCATTAATTTAATATCAATAATATGTTCTTTTTTCTTTGCAAAATCATTCATATTAAGAGCCATTACTAAGTTTGCACCTAATTCCATCATTTGAACAGTCAGATACAAATTACGTTCTAAATTAGCAGCATCTACTACATTAACAATCACATCAGAATCATCATCTACAATGAAATCTCTTGAAACGATTTCTTCAATAGAATGAGCACTTAATGCATAATTACCAGGCAAATCAACAACATCAAAGCGAGTATCATCATGATCAAAATGGCCTTCTGCTCTTTCAACAGTTTTACCTGGCCAATTACCTACATGCTGATGCATACCTGTTAATTGATTGAATACTGTAGTTTTACCCACATTAGGGTTTCCTGCTAATCCTACAATACATTCTTTCATTAACCATTCTCCTATTTTCTTTAGAAAGAATTTTTATTTATATTAATTAAATAAAAATTTGAATTTAGGCGTGCCTAAATTAAAGTTTAAAAATTTATGATAATTTTCAAATATCTTCTGCTTAAAAATAAGGCTTGCCTAAACCTACACTTAACTTTGTTTTAATGCTATTTAAATGTTTAGGTAAACCAAAAATATCGAATAATTTATATAGCCCATTATAACAATAGTAATATTAATTATTAAAAGTGACTAAAAAATTTAGGTATGCCTAAAAAAATAGAAAGCTTTATATACTACAACAACTAACTTAATACATAGTGGTGTAAAGTTAGGCTCACCTAAATTTATAGGATCCTAAAATTACAACTACTCAAAACACATTATTAGTCAAATAATAAACTCCAAAATTTATTATATTAAATTGGTTTTCACAATTTTCTGATTTAATATAAAGATCAAAAACATGGAAAAACTCTGCCAAGTTTCCATGTAAAAACACGAGGTGTTTAAAATCAATGGACATCAATTTAAACACCGAATTATCTCTTTTTAAAAAAAATTATTTTTTATATAATAAATTTAGGCATACCTAAAAAAATGAAAACATTTATATACTATCATGAACTACAGTATAACTGGTGATGAAAAATTAGGCTCACCTAAATTTATTGGAAGTCTAATTTAAAATTACCTATATCAGTCAAATAATAAATATGGTCTCCAAATAGATATTAAATTAAATATAAACTACTCCCTAATTTAATATTCTACCTCCATATTATTTTCCTCAAAAATAGGTGTTTAAAACGGACCAAACATCAATTTAAACACCAATTATCTCTTTTTAAAAAAATAATTTATTGTTGTATATAAATTTTAGGTTGACCTAAAAAAATAAAAACAGTTATATACTACTTCGAACTACAGTATAACTGGTGATGAAAATTAGGTATACCTAAAAAATATCTAATTTGAAATTACTAATGTGTTGTTGGTTTAAAACCATATTACTACACTCCGATTGTTATTAAATTAGTTTATACTCTCTTTCTCTAATTTAATAAAAAGCATATAACTACTCTCACGAAATTAAATATGTATTATCATATTTAATTTCACCTATCAAATAAAATATTTATTTTTAAGATTAAATCGAATAATCAAAACTAGGAGATGATCTCATGGGTGTAAGACCAAGCTGTTGTGAAACACCAAAAGAGGAAACAAGCAAAGTAAAAAAGAATATTAAAAAAGTATTTAATTTCTTCTTCGGATGCTGCAAAAATAAAAAATAAACAATTATAAAAATTATTTAACCTGTTATAAACCTTTTTTTAAAATATTTTAAAAACTAAACAAAATTAATATTTAGCTTAATTATTCTGAAAAAATCAATAAAATAAAACCTTTTTTTTGAAAAAAATATAAACAAATGACCATACTTAAATTAGAATAAACATTTAAGTATAATGAAAAGAATAAATAAATTACAATATTAATAAACATCAAGGTAGGCGCAATATGAGAAGAAGAAAAAAACTGATTATCGCCATTTTACTTGTTATTTTAATTGGATTAATCGCAGTAATTGCAGGTGAATTATTCTTACCTCACGATAATGAATTAGCTCAAGGCTCAAAGAACATACTTGTATGTGCAATTGATGAAAGTGAACCTAGACCTGGAATGGGTGCCTGTGATATGGCATTTATCGTGTCATTACAAGATGGTGAACTTGTCAATTATACTGAAATATATCCTCACGGAATGACTCACCCTAATGCTTCGGAGCCCCAAGAAGCTCAAGAACAAGGAGCAGGCGAAAAATTGTTACTTCACGATTCATTCTGGGACAATGATACTAAAAAATCCATGCAGCTAGCAAAAGAAATTGTAGAATACAATACTAGTGAAAATATTGATGCTGTTGTAGCTGTTAACAGTGAAGCATTAGATGCAATATTGAAAAGTGCTGGAACATTAGATGTCAACGGTACTCAAATGAATGCAAGCGGTATTGACATAATAAGAGAAGAACAATATACTGGTGGCCAAACTAGAGGAGCTGCAGTAATGGACATTGTAAAAGCTGCAGGTCATGCTGCAAGCGACCCTCTTAAAAAAGCAGAAATGGTTAATGCTGCTTTAGACCAATATTCCAAAGGAAATATCGTAATGGATCCCCCAGGAGCATTTGTAGGTTTACTTGCTTCCAAAGGAATCAATAATTTAATATAATGGGAATTACATTCCCAACATCTTATTTTTTAAAATTTAAACTGCATTTAAGTACAAAATATTAATTTTTATAAGAAAAATTTATATATAATGTAAACTAATTTTTACATATGTAATGTATATATTACATATTTTATTTTTTAAAATCCAAAAAATTTTAAATCATAATTACAGCAGACACCACTTCTTACTTGCTACATGTGTAAAATATATATTACATTTACAAGTTATAAAATATCCAATAACAATGAGCCATTTGCTATTATAACGAGGTAACACTATGACAGAATACATTATAGAAACAAAAGACTTAACAAAACGCTTTGGAAAAGATGTTGCTGTTAATTCAGTTAATATGAAAATTGAAAGAGGACAAATCTATGGACTGCTGGGCAGAAATGGTGCTGGAAAAACTACCACAATGTGCATGCTTCTAAATTTATCAAAACCAAGCTCCGGCGAAATTAACCTTTTTGGAGAAGATTACCGAAAACATCCAAAAGAAAACTACTCCAAGATAGGATCAATAATCGAAACCCCCGGATTTTATGAAAACCTCAATGCTGTTGAAAATTTAAAAATAATAGCTAAATTAAGAGGCAATTACAATAGAAAAACAATTGATGAAGTATTAAATCTTGTCTGTTTATATGATGCAAAGTATAAAAAATTTAAAGATTTTTCTTTAGGTATGAAACAGAGATTAGGAATAGCTGCAGCTATAATGCACAGCCCAGAATTGTTGATTTTAGATGAACCTATAAACGGATTGGATCCAGTTGGAATTAAAGAAATAAGAGCACTTCTAAAAACATTGGCCCACGACTACGGAACAACAATCCTTATTTCCAGCCATATTCTAAGTGAAATCGAACATATTGCTGATGTCATTGGTGTTATGGATCATGGAAATCTCATCGAAGAACTCTCCAAAGAGGAACTGGAAAACAGATTAAATAAACATGCTGATTTTAAAGTCTCAGATATTCAACTAGCTTCAAAAATTCTTAAACAGTCAGGATTTAGGGAAAATATTGATTTTATAGTTAAAAAAACTCCTGAAAATAACACATCAATCCGATTATTTAACCATTTGGATTTAAGAGATGAAATTAATGAAAAATTTGTCAAATCTGGAATCAAAGTATCAGAATTAATGTTATGTGAAGAAAACTTAGAAGAATTCTTTACAAGACTTATAGGTAATGATGTACGTTTTTCATAGGTGATTATTATGATTGCATTTATTCAAAGTGAATTTATAAAACTTAAACATTCAAAAATATTTTTATTAACTGTACTTGGAGCACTTACACTTCCATTCCTACTTTATTTAAGTTTAATTAGTGGAAATGCTGACGGATTTGAAAGTATGCTTTTGGCATGCAATCAGTTTACCGGCTCCATGTTCAATATTGTTCTTTTTGCAATTGTAGTTTCGTACATATTTGGAAGAGAATACACAGAACATAGCTTAAAAACAATGATGACAATTCCATTATCTCGTGGAAAATTCATTTTAGGAAAATATTTGATGTTTTTCATATGGACAATGATTTTAGTGGCCATTACATTTTTATCAACCTGTTTCTTCGGATATCTGGGCGGAGCCAGCAATATAACATTGGCAGGAGCTATTGAATGCTGTAAAGAAATGTTTATTACAAATATATTGTTATTTTTAAGTTTTTCACCATTTGTATTTTTATCACTGCTTGTGCCGAATATGGTAGCTGCAATGGTTACCGGAGCTGCATTCAGTATTGGAAATCTCATGATTTCTTCAACCAAGTATGCTCCATATTTTCCGTGGAGCAGTTCATATCTAATCGGAGCAAATGAAATAGCCAACTATTCCTGCAATACAGCAACTTCACTAGCTATAATACTAGCTACATTTGCAATCGGACTTACAATTTCATACATCTACTTTACAAAAAAGGATGTTTGCCTATAAACATCCTTTTGGAGGATTTTTACAATGTTAACCTTTATTAAAACGGAATTTCTAAAACTGAAACATTCAAAAATATTTTTATTAACCGTTCTTGGAGCACTTAGCATACCTTCTTTATTGTATATTGGCCTGCTTACAGGAGAACATGCAACATTTCAAGGAATACTTGATTACTGTGCCACTTATGCCTGCTCATTGTTTTACATAATCATATTTACAATTATTATAGCTTATCTTTTTGGCAGAGAATACACAGAACATACTTTAAAAACCATATTAACTACCCCATTATCTAAAACAAAACTATTAATTGGAAAATATCTGATGTTTTTCATATGGGCATTCATAATTACTACAATTACATTTACAGGTACGGTAATTGCCGCATATCTTGGAGGTATTTCAGACATTACATTAAGTGTTGGATTAAATAGCTATAAAGAAATGTTAATTTCAGAGATTTTACTTTGTTTAAGCTTTTCTCCATTTGTAGTTCTTTCATTAGTTATGCCGAATATGGTTTTTTCAATGGTTGCAGGTGCAATATTTAGTATTATAAATTTGTTTGTTTATACAAGTAAATATGCTCCCTACATTCCATGGTGCAGCCCGTATCTAATAAGTTCAAATGAAATAACCAACTATTCCTGCAATACAGCAACTTCACTAGCTATACTACTGGCCACATTTGCAATTGGACTGACAATTTCATACATCTACTTTACAAAAAAGGATGTTTGCCTATAAACATCCCTTTAAATTTTTGGCTCCATTCTTTTAATGAACAAAGCCATGAAAACCACAATCAATGGAAAAAAGAACATATACATTATAAATACCATTTCCTCAGATACAATATCTCCCACAACTGTTGATGCTGCCATTAACATGATTAAAATTATAACAGGAGCTAAAATAGCTATAAATGTATAAATTAAGATAAATCCATTTAATTTTTGAGAATATTCTTTTAGTTTAATCTGCATATCAAATGAAATATCTTCAGCAATAACATTTAAGCTATTGGCCAGGTTTCCACCAACCCTTAAAGTTCCTACAATCTGATGAACTGCCCTTGACAAACCTTCTGACGATACTCTTAGTGACATTTCCATCAGTGCATCTTCACTTGATTTACCGTATTTAATCTCTTTTAAAACTCTTTTAAACTCACCGGAAAGAGACCCATAATTTGCAATAGATACTGTAAGCAGCGTGTCATGCAACCCTTTTCCTGCTTTCAGTTCAGTTGCCATATGCCTCAAAGCATAAGGCAACTCAAAATTTAAGTCATCATACTGATGTTTCTGGCTGATTTTTGGAAAATACAGCATAAAAATATAAATCATAACTATTGAAGTTAAATAAATTCCAGCGATTTCAAAACCTGCAATTGCAAACAGAACCAAAAACATTAAAATCTCAGTAGCTATTGTTTTTTTACCTAAAAAATATTTTAAAAAGATTTTCCGCAGCTTATTGAATAATTTATTTTGAATGTCCTTCTGTTTTTTAACTTCACTGAAATTCAATTTGGTAAATAATTTTGGATTAATCTCTTTTTTTGTTTTATTCCTTTTGGGAAGTTTAAGATTTTTAAAATTGAAATTCTTAAAAAAATCAAAAATATTTAAAAACACATCCGCTACCTTTATAAAGAAATTACCAAACATACTACCACTATCCAGCCAATAAAATTCTGTTTAACACCTTTTGAGAATCCAAATAATACATCTCCAAAACAGTGCTGACATCCTTGATTGATCTGATATTCCAATCAACCATATGCTGCAGAACAATTTCACGGTTCTTGATTTCATCATAAAGACTGTTTAAAGAATTTCCACTAACATTAGCTATTTCAGTTAATGTTTTACTGGTAATTCCCACATTTTTAATAGTGTCACTTTGGGGGTCCCATTCAAATATCTTATTTAATTGAATTACTCCCTCTTCGATTCCGGATACTTCCGCCACTTCACTTATTCTTCTGAATGACACTCCATCAGACCTATAAATTCTGTTTTGCATTATTATAAAATCAATAGCTGAAATCATAATATTCGGAACAGACATCGGAGCATTAGTTAATCGAGTGATCGTTTCTCTTGCATCATTTGAATGAAGTGTCCCAAATCCAGAATGTCCAGTATTTAGTGCTGTAAACAGTGTAATGGCTTCACTTCCCCTAACTTCACCGACAATTATCCTGTCCGGCCTTTGTCTTAATGAGTTTTTAACCAAGTCATTCATTGTTAATTCACCTCTGTTTTCAACATTTGGCGGTCTTGTTTCCATTCTAATAACATGTTCATGAGGTATTTGAAGTTCTAAGGTATCTTCAATTGTAATTATCCTTTCTTTTGGATTTATAAATGAAGATAATGCATTTAATGTTGTGGTTTTTCCGGAACTGGTTCCTCCAGATATTATTGCATTAGCTGATTTTACTCCCAAACCGTCAAAACACAGCCAGAAAAATGCTGCAAGTTCAACTGAAATTGTTTTTGAGTTTATCAAATCAATTATGGTTAATGGATCTCTTTTAAATTTACGTATAGTCATTGACGGACCGTCTGCTGAAATTGGAGGAATTGTTGCATTAACTCTTGAACCGTCCGGCAGCCTACCATCCAAAATTGGTGATTCCTGATCAATTCTGCGATTTATCTGTCTGGCTATTGAATCAATCAGATTCATCACTTCACCAGCATCTTTAAACAGAATATTCGTTTTCATCATACCGTATTCCCTATGATAAACAAAAACCGGTTTATCTATACCAATTACCATGATTTCTTCCAAATTATCATCACGAATTAATGGGTCAATTTCCCCATAACCTACAAGATCCTGAAACAGTTTTCTTGCTAAGTTGTCCAAATATTCATTTGAAATGGTATTATTTTGAGAGTTGTTTGCTAACTTTGCAAATAAAAAGTTCTTAATATCATTTAATAACTTATCTTCATTTACCTGAAGAGATTCATCAGATGATATAGCTAAATCCACTAAATTTTCACGAAGTTCACTTAAAAGAAGTTTTTCCTCAGAAGAGTATTTTTGTTTAAAAACATTATATTGAGGTACAACATCAAAATTGCTTCCAATACTGTCAAATTGTTTTTTAATTACATTATTGTTCATATTTACAACCTAAAACTATTTTAAATCTATTTTAGACATTAGTAATACTAATTAATAAAGTTTTTATTACTTTCCAAATAATAATTACATATTAAAATCAATATACAGAAATATGACACAAAACTGCTCCTGTGGAAAAAATTGTATTACAACAAAAGAAAATATGGCCGGCAAAATAGCTGAACTGAACCCCTGTGAAAACTGTGAAGATGTTGCAATAAAAAAATTCAGTCCGTTAAATGAATTGATTGACTTTAATGAGCTTGACTCAGATTATAAAAAATGCAAATGTGGGAAACGACCTATCGACATTGTAATGAGCCATGTCTTAAAGATAATGATTGAAGAGGAAATAATTCCTCAAAATGCAACATTAAGAAGACACAGCCCTGTTCCCCTTCCATGTTTTTATTATTCTACACAAATGGCACAGTTTATTGGTAAAGATTCATTAGTGTTAATCCATCCTGATTTCAACAAAAAGGTTGCCAAAAGACTGACTGATGAAGTAGATGAAGTCAAAGGAGTTTTAAAAGGAAATCCTCAGGAAGTCAATGGTATGATTGACAAAGATTCCCATATAAAAAACTTTGAATTGCTGTCAGGCTGCTGCAACCGTTCAGACGTTATGAGAACACTTATCAAAAATAATGATGAAATGGAAAAAATAATCATAAACAAAGACCAGCACAAATACCATATTGAAGTAGCTCCAACAACAGAAGAAAAACTTATTAAACTTCACAATTACTTGGAAAACAGCAATATCAAAAAAGGAACAGCTATTGATGGAATGTGCGGTAACGGATCAATTGGAATCTATTTGCTCAAATACGGATTTGAAAAAGTAATATTCAATGATGTTTACAGCGAAGCTATTGAAAATCTGAAATTTAACCTTGAAGTTAATGAAATACTCGGAAATTATGA
This genomic stretch from Methanobrevibacter smithii ATCC 35061 harbors:
- the cbiM gene encoding cobalt transporter CbiM, which encodes MHIPDGFIPWTQCVIYYIILIVALYFATKWAKKNLDDKHVPLMAILAAGIFAIMSMNMPIPFGTSGHMVGGCLVALVFCAPEAAVLVFTIVLLIQALIFGDGGITALGTNVLNMGIIGGCVGLYTFKGLKNTIGKYPAIGVAAWLATVIAAAAAVELAIAGTFPLTLGIYSMVLYHMFIGIIEAVLTVIVIMALEKYRPDLLMWNKQTQGGK
- a CDS encoding PDGLE domain-containing protein, yielding MNLSKKDGYLIIVAVIICIIISCLSPFIASGNPDGLEKSAEDAGLAEDYGVDGLNEIYSSPFPDYTFEPLGSLGEIGVLILGAVICLAGGFVIGKIIEKRG
- the cbiQ gene encoding cobalt ECF transporter T component CbiQ — its product is MADITQTLKLDDIASGDSIIHNLNGPVKLISAIIIIVFTVFSQQIIVPIIMEIFLLLILYLSKVSIKDAFKRIALLLPFGGAIIIFQPFIHPGNVLWAYSWIQITDTGLNWAILLFGRVITSLTAIVLLSSTSPMQEIVASFRKLKMPKELAMILSITVRFLFVFIDELTTIRNAQKSRNFNIHSKLVPYRWIVKQVGYTIAMMFLKSYEQGERVHKSMVSRGFSDTSQLFNEKTQLEKSDYIYLISIITLMIVIEVILYKYTNQLGYLGMKLTIN
- a CDS encoding energy-coupling factor ABC transporter ATP-binding protein; the encoded protein is MTNIQLSTENLSFTYPDGTRALKNINIEIEKGEKVAIIGPNGAGKSTLFSHFNGLTEPTSGCVKIEGKPISFEKDELLKVRQKVGIVFQDPNDQLFAPTVKEDIAFGPMNLGLSYDEVEKRVEDALKMVGMENYEDKTPHHLSGGQQKRIAIAGIIAMKPELMILDEPTAGLDPDGVEKVLNIMNQLNEEGMTLIISSHDIDMISKYADKIFVLYNGEIIESGNKNKIFSDMELLKKAHLRTPITTEILYNLKESGLNVNTEKISVKDTCAEIIKAKQINE
- a CDS encoding FeoA family protein codes for the protein MVKSLLDVNAGDEVTIVKYNDGGNTDLKRHLLGMGFVRGSKIKIQKVAPLGDPIEFKIKGYDVCLRKEEAKNIIVE
- the feoB gene encoding ferrous iron transport protein B, yielding MKECIVGLAGNPNVGKTTVFNQLTGMHQHVGNWPGKTVERAEGHFDHDDTRFDVVDLPGNYALSAHSIEEIVSRDFIVDDDSDVIVNVVDAANLERNLYLTVQMMELGANLVMALNMNDFAKKKEHIIDIKLMAELLGFPVVEINAKNKDGFDELLSTVKKVANKHIDTTQKLVYGPELREHLGDLQALIEKDVNLTDVPAMWTAIKLLEKDAIVIEKVQKSKYSSQILRETDKVAAHLADIYNEGAEEVIANARYAFIDGLMNEAVSKPAVEKPTVSDKIDKYLTNRILGIPIFLVIMYIMFQLTFTIGAPFQDLIDEGFGLLGEAIGGLLGDSVLSSFIVDGIIGGVGGVLTFLPIIIIMFLFISILEDSGYLARAAFVMDKVMHKLVGLHGKSFIPMILGFGCGVPAIMATRTMENESDRLLSMMLVPFMSCTARLPVYALLISAFFAANQGEVLFSIYLLGIVVALVVAAILKRTMFKGMSSPFVMELPTYKVPSLKGVLLHTWDKTKGFLRKAGTIILVASIIVWVLSSVPFGVEYGSQESAIGQIGTAIAPIFAPLGFGEWQPAVAILFGLVAKEVVVSTFSSLFGVEEEGSGIEAAVHDLFTPLSAYAFMAFVLLYVPCFAAIGTIKQETNSWKWPLTMSVITLATGYIVALIIYQGGSLLGFA
- a CDS encoding DUF4012 domain-containing protein — encoded protein: MRRRKKLIIAILLVILIGLIAVIAGELFLPHDNELAQGSKNILVCAIDESEPRPGMGACDMAFIVSLQDGELVNYTEIYPHGMTHPNASEPQEAQEQGAGEKLLLHDSFWDNDTKKSMQLAKEIVEYNTSENIDAVVAVNSEALDAILKSAGTLDVNGTQMNASGIDIIREEQYTGGQTRGAAVMDIVKAAGHAASDPLKKAEMVNAALDQYSKGNIVMDPPGAFVGLLASKGINNLI